The following DNA comes from Astatotilapia calliptera chromosome 6, fAstCal1.2, whole genome shotgun sequence.
tatttgtataatgTCTTTGTTAGTGTCATATATAATGGCAATGGCAGGTTTATATATATTAAGATAAAAACCTAAGAATCTGTGCAGGTTTGCAGTGCTTTAAAGtgaaaatggcaaaaataaaactttacaacctcccattcacacacactcacagctaTTAAATGtagagtttgtttttgtttttgaatgtcggCAAAGACGGAGCGCTGCCTGTCCTCTGTCAGTTGAAGTCTAGTAGGatatcctgctgctgctgatggtggTGCTAATGTGTctgtaacatatatatatatatatatatatgtatatatgtataattaAGCACTATTGTGACAGCAATCAGGATATTGATGTAAGTATTGACCTGATGGTAACAGAACAGTGACCTCTGTTCTGATAGTCAAAGTGACACCTCCATGCTGTATGTGCTGTAACTAGATGACTCAGGGATGCACCGGGTCTATAAATAGAGCGCTCCTTTGGTTTTGGGACCCTGTGCCTCTTGCAGGGAGCGAGGACACAGAGTTGTTTGAAATGGTTTTGAGTAATATCTTATAGCTATTTGTGGATATCAGGCATCTGGAGCTAAACGCGATAAGCTCAACAAACTTTCGGCTTTGTAcaaactaaaaatacatttctatcactgtcatgttcagttaTAGAAGCTTACAATCAGCTTAAACAAGCTCCTTAACTGAAGTTTTGCAGTGCACTGGATCATAGACCTCATAGTGGGAGGGATGTTTTACCAACAGACTGATGTGTCACAACAGGAAAATCCCAGGTGTCATCAGTAAGGGCTGGTGTACTGTAATGAGCTTAGGAGCGCAATTAATGGGATTGATTACACCTGTGGAAAAAGACCATGACACAAAAGTCTGCTTTAAATTAGCTTGCCTTTCTAAAACACCTAgctatgaaagaaaaaagaaaggaatatCGTTGTATCAAGCCCAGTTAGGCGAATGCATGTCAGACATTGatccttactttttttttaaacagaacctTTATTGTGGCTGTTTCAGGTCTAAATATGACCTTAGTTGCACCATATTCAAGGCAACCGTTGCAGACATATTTAGTTCCTGATACTAAAGCAGTGAGCAGAGCCCTGAATGGTGTAGTCAGCTACACCAGTCTGTGAAGCTCTCTTCATGTAACTACATCACTATTAACTCAGTGACAATTCTGAAGCATGTCAAAACTGAGCTGTCAGGATTCCCGCTAACAATAATAGCCATGTTTGTTTATGTAACACTGTTTCTGCCAGCACTTTCTGACATGTTTAGTTATTCTTTAACTGGGAAGGGATGCTGCTTTAAGAAAGATGAGAGCAGGTTTTGTCATTCTAAGAAATACTCTGTGGCTCGTAGAAGTATTGACATAAAGAGTGCTGAAAGATTAAGAACCAAGCCCTTCATTCAAGGTATAAAAGCTtcagtttatttctttaatgtGTCCACACATCTTTGAAGAATACTCTGCTCGATGTGTGTGAAGTTATTCATCATATTAAATAGAAATGTTGCTGTGCACACTATTCCACTTTCATGAATTATTCAGACTTCAACACTTTAGAGTGCTGTTGCATACAATTATTTCTAAACGAAGAGAAACCCccaaaatgttgttttccatcTGACAGTCAGTCATATCTTGTGTTGCCTTCTGCTCTTCCAAATGCATGCCGTCTCCTTTTCCAAAGGCTGACCACGAAAAAGGAGAAGATGAACTTCCAGAACAGTCGGAGGCGAGGAGAGGAAGGCATCGCTGTAGTGATTGACTTTCTGCTGTCTAATGCCCGGCTGGTTCTGGGAGTTGGAGGTGCGGCTCTGCTGGGGATCGCTACACTGGCAGTGAAACGGGTGAGTGCTTTTTGAGTTTGTTAGTACCACATCACAACATCTTTCCCAAGCCCAGTGAGTATGGAAATATTGTGTATCTAAAGGGATGAATGACAGATTCCTCATCATTTGTTCATCATTTTTGCCTTTTCTCGCCTTTATACATCACTCTTGTAGCTGCCAGTAACAATAATTTTAAATTCTGatctaataatataatataatgtatgtGATTCTGAAAAAGATCATTATGCACAATGAGTACTTTTACTTAATGTACTTTAACTGTGTTGCAAAAGGGATGAAACAAGTAAAAGTAATAGTGCAAAATCTGAATTTTGCACTATTACACATGGATCTAAAAATCATGCCTTATGGCATCTCTCCccattttctttgctgtttttacGTCAGTGTTAAATATTATAATCTCTTATGATTCTTTCACCCTCATCTTACATGCACTTTGGACTGCACAGGTCCTGAGGATGGTTCTGTCTATCAACGTTTATTTGCCTGTGGGTTGTGATGGTGTATGTAATTGTATTTGTGGAGTGTACTCATGGCTGCACGTCTGTGACAATGAGTGTTTTCATTCAGCTGATAGAGCGCGCAGGCCGCGCAGCAGATGACGAAAAGGTGGAGCAGAAGATGGCTGAGAGCTGGGAGGAGTTGAGTTTGGTCTCTGCTTCCCCAACACTCATCAGGAAGGGCATAGAGGGTGTGGTGATGAAGCATGTCACCAAGGCAACCAAACAGCAGAAAGGTATTTGAGCGACTGAAAGTgggcacacaaatacacagaacGTATCCTGCGTGACACCTTCTGTTATTATATCATAGCTGTTCTCTTTTCACTCAGCTGATCTCTGCCAGCAGCCTCAGATGCTGGACGTGCAGACTAAACCGGAGTCAAAGTCCAAGAGGCTCCAGCTGTGCGCCCTGACTTTGCAGGTACACTCTGACACTTCACCTCTGAGCCCTTGAAGAGAGAGAATATGAAGTCTCAGCAACTGCTCTGTagttcctctgctgctgttgGCTCATTTATGTATGCGCGTCCAGCATGTTTTGTTAAGTGCAGTGCTTAGGGGATACATATTTATTATGCACTATTAGGCTGACAGAGCCCCAAGAGCCCTGCCAATTCAAAAAACAGTGTGTGCTGGGCAAGCAGAAGATACAGAAGAAGTCAGATAAGCATGACATTGCTCTGAGGTATTGTGCATAACATCCACATAAGCAGAGAAATTAGTATAAGATAATAATTTCTTCAGTAAATGTTAGCAGTGCTTTTAAATGGTCAAATCAAGAGTTGCAGTATGAACTTTGGGAGTTTCCTTGCATGATGACTATAAATAGCAATAGATGTGTTAGAACAAAGTAGGGAGTattaaaactgattttaaattATGTGAACTGTTCAGGAGCGTCTGCAGCAGTACTACCACACAAGGGCGGCGCTCTCTCCCCAGGAGGTGCAGAGGGCTCAGTCTGTGGCTCTGGACATCTGCACTGAGATCCAAGGTTTTCTGCACAGCCGTCACCCAGACATGCCTCTGGGTGATATGACACTCGGCGGTTCTCTGCTGGATGATTTGCAGGTATACACAACAGAAATATATTTCCCGCTGATGGGGAAACGAGCCTCTGATTTTGTCTAGCAACATCTTGGAATTGTTTTGTTATGTGCTGGTCTTTAGGTGGTCAGTGCAGACCATGCGTGCCTGCTGGTGCCTCTACAGCTGGAGTCTTCTCTGTGGCGTCTCATCCCAGGAGAGGAAACGTTGCTCACACATCCTCTGCGCTGGATGGTCCGACGGATCAATctagaatattttcccaaaggACGCAGCTACTGGGACAGGTGATcaccacacattttttttatgtctgtattaaatcaaacacatgtcgaatttcccagaggaacccacccgagggattaataaagttctatcttatcttatgtgtAGCATATTAATATAGTGTATTGGCCTCCACTTTCCATTTTAGAAGCAAAATTAATagaatttgggggtttttgagACGCTGTTAAATGGATGAAACAAGGGTCTCTACTTGTGTCTTGCAGGTATTTGGTGGGCGGCTATCTGTCTGCAGAAGCTGTTGTGAACATGTTCAGTAAGGCTGTCATGGAAACTGTGAACTGGCCGTCAATCAGCAGCACTTTGGACTGTGTCGTCAGACCTGTACTAGGAGGACCTGACCTGAGATTGGAGATCCGGTGTGTGCCCATGCTTAACTGCTGATTTGTTGaaaattgtgttgttgttttttaaatagtaaCATGTTGTATTTAATAGTTCACTGCTGACATTACTTAATTAATACAGTTTGATATTGTATGACGAAGCGCACACACCATTCTTGAAATGAGTCTCTGGATCTAGAAAGATGTATTAGTCCAGATTAGTTTGTGATATACGCTCAAAaggtataaatatttataaatatttatatttgatgCAAGATAGACCTAGCTTCACCCTCAGTATAATTTTCATTCAAACCTGAGTTTATGAGTAATCTAACCAACAAACATACTAACAAACTGAGTGATGGGTATAactaagaaaataataaactctACAGAAATGTCTGTTTGCATTGAACTGACACTCCTCTGTTGTCATGCTGCAGGCCTGGAAATGCAGTCGAAGGAGCAGAGAGCGACTATCAGCCCTTGTTTGTCTCTATGTTGCCTCTGTTGAGCGAGGGCGATGTGGTTTTGACCGCCCAGCCAGAGTTTACATCTCCTTGGGTGAACGCCTGGCATCTCTCTGTCTACCCGTGGGAAACTCAACGTCTGGCTCAGCTTGATGCAGCCGACAACGGCTACCGCAAACACACCCTTAAAATACTCAAAGCGGTGTGCAGACAGAACCCTGCCCTGCGACCGCTCAAAGCCACCCCGCTGGCCAATCTCATCCTGCACCTTAGCGACTCCGAGAGCGACTGGTCCGAGACCAGCTTGGATGTAAGATTCCAACAATGTATCACAGAGCTAATTGGCTACCTCGAGCAAGGGGCGCTGCACAGTTACTTTAAACCAGCCGTCAATCTGCTGAGCGGCTTGTCAGAGGACCAGGTGGACCAGATGGGCTTCATGTTCTACTGTGCTGTGTCAGAGCCGGAAATACTGCTTATTTAACGCTGCACACCCACAGCATGTCAGTTCTCTCAAGCTCTGACATGCAGAGATCAAAGGAATAATCTTATCTGTGATGTCTGGTTCAAGGCTCCTTGTCTAGCGCCTCCATATTTGACACAAATGAAAAGGGCACAGTTGCTGTGGCATAATGGCAGGCACCATGGTTTGATGTCTACGCTGGTGGAGGAGACGTTACAAGGAGGCTGCAGATTTGCCAATCAGGCTAAACAAGGCACTCTGAGGAAAAGAGACAGGCAAAGAGTTGAAAAAATATTTGTCAGAATGTCTGAAATGGTGTGTCAGACCTTTAGATTTGTGTGGTATCTTTCCCAATTACACAGCTCAATATATCAACAGCAGAAGAGGAGAATGGCTTGTTCCTTTATCCTCTGATTAACGGTGTGTGCCCCGAATCATCTTCTTAGATCATTGAAATGTTCTCTATGCAGATCAATAATAACATGATGAAAACCACCAGCTGTTGCTGCACTATCCAGTGTATCTGAGTTGGGCTTATTTAACTCAttgtgaacatttaaatataatgatGGTTTGAAGTGCTgagcatttttctttgtcttgtttAGTCATCTGTCTGTTGTGAGTCGTTTCTGGGTATAATAACCCTTTAAATTGTGCTTTGAACCTTCCTAAtgattttatgcagtttttttttttttttaaatacagagtgAATGTGGTGGGAATATTTTAATTGTGTGCTTTGATGGTCGTAAGAGAAATAGTTTTTCTGTGAGTGAACagcaaaactgcaaataaaaatgaaaagcttttatttaGATTCCTGTAactttgttacat
Coding sequences within:
- the mief2 gene encoding mitochondrial dynamics protein MID49; amino-acid sequence: MNFQNSRRRGEEGIAVVIDFLLSNARLVLGVGGAALLGIATLAVKRLIERAGRAADDEKVEQKMAESWEELSLVSASPTLIRKGIEGVVMKHVTKATKQQKADLCQQPQMLDVQTKPESKSKRLQLCALTLQERLQQYYHTRAALSPQEVQRAQSVALDICTEIQGFLHSRHPDMPLGDMTLGGSLLDDLQVVSADHACLLVPLQLESSLWRLIPGEETLLTHPLRWMVRRINLEYFPKGRSYWDRYLVGGYLSAEAVVNMFSKAVMETVNWPSISSTLDCVVRPVLGGPDLRLEIRPGNAVEGAESDYQPLFVSMLPLLSEGDVVLTAQPEFTSPWVNAWHLSVYPWETQRLAQLDAADNGYRKHTLKILKAVCRQNPALRPLKATPLANLILHLSDSESDWSETSLDVRFQQCITELIGYLEQGALHSYFKPAVNLLSGLSEDQVDQMGFMFYCAVSEPEILLI